Proteins encoded together in one Salarchaeum sp. JOR-1 window:
- a CDS encoding cbb3-type cytochrome c oxidase subunit I, whose protein sequence is MELTPQLVLALLMGVLLVAVAGWLTRLEDWRSYSPVGGGGHGEGTAHGHAEKPSGLTRWLTTVDHKDIGILYLVYSVVTLVGGGLAALLMRFELVTPKMDFLNTVGGILGGIGGATLYNGLLTTHGITMLFLFAAPLAFAFGNYVIPLLVDAEDMAFPRVNAIAFWILPFATLLIWAGYFLKPLGIGVIPAPTSWTMYAPLTGKAAAGGQLFMPNPGVDLLLLGLHLSGISTTMGGINFIATIVAERNVPWTDVDIFSWTVLTTGGIILFAFPLLGAALIMLLLDRNFGTTFFTVEGGGTILWQHLFWFFGHPEVYILVLPPMGILSMLIPKFSGRKLFGFKFVVYSTLAIGVLSFGVWAHHMFTTGMDPRLRASFMAVSLAIAIPSAVKTFNWITTMWNGKIRLTAPMLFSIGALQNFILGGVTGVFLASIPFDLLMHDTYYVVGHFHFMVFGMIGFALFAATYYYFPMITGRLYNKKLAQWHFWLSIIGANITFIAMMILGYGGMPRRYATFDLSMVAGNHQALQSFFVSAHGIATLGAVIMAVGQIIWLWNVVQSFRSGKRVEDGDPWNLKTTGQFTREWAWFEQKLQTKLPDGGEEEEEADAAQSAD, encoded by the coding sequence ATGGAACTCACCCCGCAACTGGTGCTCGCCCTGTTGATGGGGGTGCTCCTCGTGGCCGTGGCCGGCTGGCTCACGCGTCTCGAGGATTGGCGCTCCTACTCCCCCGTCGGTGGCGGTGGCCACGGCGAGGGAACCGCACACGGTCACGCGGAGAAGCCGAGCGGACTCACTCGGTGGCTGACCACGGTCGACCACAAGGACATCGGTATTCTCTACTTGGTGTACAGCGTCGTAACTCTGGTTGGGGGCGGCCTGGCCGCGTTGTTGATGCGGTTCGAGCTCGTCACGCCCAAAATGGACTTCCTGAACACCGTCGGCGGCATCCTCGGCGGTATCGGGGGGGCGACGCTCTACAATGGCTTGCTCACGACGCACGGGATTACGATGCTGTTCCTGTTCGCCGCGCCGCTCGCGTTCGCGTTCGGGAACTACGTCATCCCGCTCCTGGTGGACGCAGAAGACATGGCGTTCCCACGGGTGAACGCGATCGCGTTCTGGATCCTTCCGTTCGCGACACTCCTCATCTGGGCGGGATACTTCCTGAAGCCCCTCGGTATCGGCGTGATTCCCGCGCCGACCAGTTGGACGATGTACGCTCCGCTCACGGGGAAAGCGGCGGCTGGCGGTCAGCTGTTCATGCCGAACCCCGGCGTGGATCTGCTGTTGCTCGGCCTGCACCTCTCCGGCATCTCCACGACGATGGGAGGAATCAACTTCATCGCGACCATCGTCGCGGAGCGGAACGTCCCCTGGACGGACGTCGACATCTTCAGCTGGACCGTTCTGACGACAGGCGGAATCATCCTGTTCGCGTTCCCGCTGCTCGGCGCGGCGCTCATCATGCTGCTGCTCGACCGTAACTTCGGCACGACGTTCTTCACCGTCGAAGGCGGCGGAACGATACTGTGGCAGCACCTCTTCTGGTTCTTCGGCCACCCGGAAGTCTACATCCTCGTGCTACCGCCGATGGGCATCTTGAGCATGCTCATCCCGAAGTTCTCGGGCCGGAAGCTGTTCGGATTCAAGTTCGTTGTCTACTCCACGCTCGCCATCGGCGTCCTCTCCTTCGGCGTGTGGGCGCACCACATGTTCACGACGGGGATGGATCCCCGGCTCCGCGCGAGCTTCATGGCCGTCTCGCTCGCTATCGCGATACCGAGCGCAGTGAAGACGTTCAACTGGATCACGACGATGTGGAACGGAAAGATCCGGCTGACAGCACCAATGCTGTTCTCTATCGGCGCGCTCCAGAACTTCATCCTCGGCGGCGTCACGGGCGTGTTCCTCGCGTCCATCCCGTTCGACCTCCTGATGCACGACACCTACTACGTGGTCGGACACTTCCACTTCATGGTGTTCGGAATGATCGGGTTCGCGCTGTTCGCCGCGACCTACTACTACTTCCCGATGATCACGGGCCGACTGTACAACAAGAAGCTCGCGCAGTGGCACTTCTGGCTCTCCATCATCGGCGCGAACATCACGTTCATCGCCATGATGATACTCGGATACGGCGGAATGCCGCGCCGGTACGCGACGTTCGATCTGTCCATGGTCGCCGGTAACCACCAGGCGCTCCAGAGCTTCTTCGTGAGCGCGCACGGCATCGCGACCCTGGGCGCAGTTATCATGGCGGTCGGGCAGATCATCTGGCTGTGGAACGTGGTGCAGTCCTTCCGCAGCGGCAAGCGTGTGGAGGACGGCGACCCGTGGAACCTGAAGACGACGGGTCAGTTCACTCGCGAGTGGGCGTGGTTCGAACAGAAACTCCAGACGAAACTCCCGGACGGCGGCGAAGAAGAAGAAGAAGCGGACGCGGCGCAGTCCGCCGACTGA
- a CDS encoding haloacid dehalogenase type II — MDALCFDMYGTLCDTSSVTTALRRELDASAAHAANIDATWRQRQLEYAQQRSQMDDYATFRAVTADALDYALDYHNESPSDQTHARILDAYDTLDAFPDALDALDDLRGRFDLAVLSNGNPEMLETLAANTGIEERVSRILSADAVSTFKPTPAVYEHAANELEKGLDECWLVSSNAWDVAGAANAGMNTAWVNRDNDPEERVGGRATVEVNSLAALSDAL, encoded by the coding sequence ATGGACGCACTCTGCTTCGATATGTACGGCACGCTCTGCGACACGTCCAGCGTCACCACCGCGCTCCGCCGCGAACTCGACGCGAGCGCCGCGCACGCAGCGAACATCGACGCGACCTGGCGTCAACGCCAGCTCGAATACGCCCAGCAGCGCTCCCAGATGGACGACTACGCGACGTTCCGCGCAGTCACCGCGGACGCGCTCGACTACGCGCTCGACTACCACAACGAATCCCCGAGCGACCAGACGCACGCACGCATCCTCGACGCCTACGACACCCTGGATGCCTTCCCGGACGCGCTCGACGCGCTCGACGACCTCCGCGGCCGGTTCGATCTCGCCGTACTCTCGAACGGCAACCCCGAGATGCTCGAAACGCTCGCCGCCAACACCGGCATCGAGGAACGCGTCTCCCGAATTTTGAGCGCCGACGCTGTCTCCACGTTCAAACCCACGCCCGCGGTGTACGAACACGCCGCGAACGAACTCGAAAAAGGCCTCGACGAGTGTTGGCTCGTCTCCTCGAACGCCTGGGACGTCGCGGGTGCGGCGAACGCCGGCATGAACACCGCGTGGGTGAACCGGGACAACGACCCCGAAGAACGCGTCGGCGGACGCGCGACGGTCGAGGTCAACTCGCTCGCGGCGCTCTCGGACGCGCTCTAG
- a CDS encoding GNAT family N-acetyltransferase, protein MEVRDATDGDVEEIRAVARASLDASYADALGEDAVEGMLGEWYDPDRLADRLAADGVFYVVAAVEGAVVGFAEVELDEPNESAAEIQWLHVRPDNRGEGVGEALLERAEERALERGANRVEGVVLAANDEGNAFYHAHGYERVGTHTVDVGGESFDEHTYGKRRSAEGPVDFLEEHDLDGETVYVALDERERGSEAPFYVAYTDDARENKYGYYCSNCGSFDIVMNAMERMECGDCENSRKPSRWDAAYL, encoded by the coding sequence ATGGAAGTTCGTGATGCGACCGACGGCGACGTTGAAGAGATTCGAGCAGTCGCGCGGGCGTCCCTCGACGCGTCCTACGCGGACGCGCTCGGCGAGGACGCCGTCGAGGGCATGCTCGGAGAGTGGTACGACCCGGATCGACTCGCAGACCGACTCGCCGCGGACGGCGTGTTCTACGTCGTCGCGGCCGTCGAGGGTGCTGTCGTGGGGTTCGCGGAGGTCGAACTCGACGAGCCGAACGAATCGGCGGCCGAAATCCAGTGGCTGCACGTCCGTCCCGACAACCGGGGCGAAGGCGTCGGCGAAGCGCTCCTCGAGCGCGCGGAGGAGCGGGCGCTCGAGCGCGGCGCGAACCGCGTCGAGGGCGTCGTGCTCGCCGCGAACGACGAGGGGAACGCGTTCTACCACGCGCACGGCTACGAGCGCGTCGGCACGCACACCGTCGACGTCGGCGGCGAGTCGTTCGACGAACACACGTACGGCAAGCGCCGTAGCGCCGAGGGGCCTGTGGACTTCCTCGAAGAGCACGACCTCGACGGCGAGACCGTGTACGTCGCGCTCGACGAACGCGAGCGGGGGAGCGAAGCGCCGTTCTACGTCGCGTACACCGACGACGCCCGCGAGAACAAGTACGGGTACTACTGCTCGAACTGCGGGAGTTTCGACATCGTGATGAATGCTATGGAGCGCATGGAGTGTGGAGACTGCGAGAACAGCCGGAAACCGAGCCGCTGGGACGCCGCGTACCTCTAG
- a CDS encoding methylmalonyl-CoA mutase, protein MFDEEDLSEIREARADWEADTLDPVLETYGERKDRFATVSNLEVDRLYDPTDVEDFDYTEDLGYPGEYPYTRGVYPTGYRGRTWTMRQFAGFGTAEETNERFHYLIENGQTGLSTAFDMPSLMGLDSDDPMSLGEVGKEGVAVDTLRDMEILFDGIDLSEVSTSFTINPSAPVIYAMYVALADQQGVDRSELRGTLQNDMLKEFIAQKEWVIPPEPSLDLVTDTVEFCTRETPKFHPISISGYHIREAGSTAAQELAFTLADGFAYVEDAIERGLDVDEFAPTLSFFFNSHNSLFEEVAKFRAGRRIYARTMREEYGATDEASQKLKFHTQTAGQSLTAQQPLNNVIRVTIQAMAAVLGGTQSLHTNSYDEALALPSEDAVRVALRTQQILAEESGAADIVDPLGGSFAVEALTDEMEETVLEYLAEIEELGDGSIRDGVLRGIEEGYFHREIQESAYEYQERVDAGEEVVVGVNEYASDDDEELDLLHVDEEAARERQLSRLESVKDERDDDAVEDALSALADAVESGENTMPYVVDAVKAYATMGEIMDVFEAEHGSYQETVGLA, encoded by the coding sequence ATGTTCGACGAGGAGGATCTCTCCGAGATTCGAGAGGCGCGCGCGGACTGGGAGGCGGACACCCTCGACCCCGTTCTGGAGACGTACGGCGAGCGCAAAGACCGGTTCGCGACCGTCTCGAACCTCGAAGTCGACCGGCTCTACGACCCCACGGACGTCGAGGACTTCGACTACACCGAAGACCTCGGGTATCCCGGCGAGTACCCGTACACGCGCGGCGTCTACCCCACGGGCTACCGCGGGCGGACGTGGACGATGCGGCAGTTCGCCGGCTTCGGAACCGCAGAGGAGACGAACGAGCGCTTCCACTACCTCATCGAGAACGGCCAGACCGGCCTCTCCACCGCCTTCGACATGCCGAGCCTGATGGGCCTCGATTCGGACGACCCCATGAGCCTCGGCGAAGTCGGGAAGGAGGGCGTCGCCGTCGACACCCTCCGCGACATGGAGATCCTGTTCGACGGCATCGACCTCAGCGAGGTCTCGACGAGTTTCACTATCAATCCGAGCGCGCCGGTCATCTACGCGATGTACGTCGCGCTCGCCGACCAGCAGGGCGTCGACCGGAGCGAGCTCCGCGGAACGCTCCAGAACGACATGCTCAAGGAGTTCATCGCGCAGAAGGAGTGGGTGATTCCGCCCGAGCCCAGTCTCGATCTCGTCACTGACACCGTCGAGTTCTGCACGCGGGAGACGCCGAAGTTCCACCCCATCTCGATTTCGGGCTACCACATCCGCGAAGCCGGCAGTACGGCCGCCCAAGAGCTGGCGTTCACGCTCGCGGACGGGTTCGCGTACGTCGAAGACGCCATCGAGCGCGGCCTCGACGTGGACGAGTTCGCGCCCACGCTGAGCTTCTTCTTCAATTCGCATAACTCGCTGTTCGAGGAGGTGGCGAAGTTCCGCGCCGGCCGCCGCATCTACGCCCGCACGATGCGCGAAGAGTACGGCGCGACAGACGAGGCGTCCCAGAAGCTCAAGTTCCACACGCAGACGGCCGGCCAGAGCCTGACCGCCCAACAGCCGCTGAACAACGTGATTCGCGTGACGATTCAGGCGATGGCCGCCGTTCTCGGAGGGACGCAAAGCCTGCACACGAACTCTTACGACGAAGCGCTCGCGCTCCCCTCTGAGGACGCGGTGCGGGTCGCCCTGCGCACCCAGCAGATTCTCGCCGAGGAGTCCGGCGCGGCGGACATCGTCGACCCGCTCGGCGGGAGTTTCGCCGTCGAAGCCCTCACGGACGAGATGGAGGAAACGGTTCTCGAGTACCTCGCGGAGATCGAGGAGCTGGGCGACGGCTCGATTCGAGACGGCGTCCTCCGCGGCATCGAAGAGGGCTACTTCCACCGGGAGATTCAGGAGTCCGCCTACGAGTACCAGGAGCGCGTGGACGCCGGCGAGGAAGTCGTCGTCGGCGTGAACGAGTACGCGAGCGACGACGACGAGGAACTCGACCTCCTGCACGTGGACGAGGAGGCGGCCCGGGAACGACAGCTCTCACGGCTCGAATCCGTGAAGGACGAACGCGACGACGACGCCGTCGAGGACGCGCTCTCCGCGCTCGCGGACGCCGTCGAATCGGGCGAGAACACGATGCCGTACGTCGTGGACGCGGTGAAGGCGTACGCGACGATGGGCGAAATCATGGACGTGTTCGAGGCCGAACACGGCTCCTATCAGGAGACAGTCGGGCTCGCCTAG
- a CDS encoding CBS domain-containing protein gives MDEAFAGGPGKPKVSEYMTRDVQTVSPDDTVAEVAERIAKSDGHNGFPVTEGRRVEGFVSARDLLLADGDAAIFAVMSDDLIVAHPDMDVTDAARVILRSGIQKLPVVDDADHLVGIISNADFIRSQIERATPEKVGKLMRTLESIHGVDADEERRTVRLSDIVPTQNRVYADELEGRQYELERGLTEPLVVIDNRGDLLLADGHHRVKAAEQAGIEEMDAYVIVLDRRVDLGMAKTAEKEGLESVADIEVVDYARHPLVESTERLQ, from the coding sequence ATGGACGAGGCGTTTGCGGGCGGCCCCGGGAAACCGAAGGTCAGCGAGTACATGACGCGAGACGTGCAGACCGTCTCGCCCGACGACACCGTCGCCGAGGTCGCAGAACGCATCGCGAAGAGCGACGGCCACAACGGGTTTCCAGTCACTGAGGGGCGCCGCGTCGAGGGATTCGTGAGCGCGCGCGACCTCCTGCTCGCGGACGGGGACGCCGCGATCTTCGCGGTGATGAGCGACGACCTCATCGTCGCCCATCCCGACATGGACGTGACGGACGCCGCGCGCGTCATCCTCCGTTCCGGCATCCAGAAACTCCCCGTCGTGGACGACGCCGACCACCTCGTGGGAATCATCTCGAACGCGGACTTCATCCGCTCCCAGATAGAGCGCGCGACCCCGGAGAAGGTCGGGAAGCTGATGCGCACGCTCGAATCCATCCACGGCGTGGACGCCGACGAGGAGCGCCGCACCGTCCGCCTCAGCGACATCGTCCCGACGCAGAACCGCGTGTACGCGGACGAACTCGAAGGCCGCCAGTACGAACTCGAACGCGGACTCACCGAACCGCTCGTCGTCATCGACAACAGAGGCGACCTCCTGCTCGCTGACGGCCATCACCGCGTGAAGGCCGCGGAACAGGCCGGCATCGAGGAGATGGACGCGTACGTCATCGTGCTCGACCGACGCGTCGACCTCGGGATGGCGAAGACGGCCGAGAAGGAGGGCCTCGAATCCGTGGCGGACATCGAGGTCGTGGACTACGCCCGCCACCCGCTCGTCGAGAGCACCGAACGCCTCCAGTGA
- a CDS encoding DHH family phosphoesterase: MVFRLVLGCGTTGNAVVDELSGEPGGLLVLDSDASRVESLRNEKVPAETADITDSASIDRETNPDIVFVGADEPETNLGGVRAVTTAYPDAYVVAFSGFGATRSTRDALAASADRVVDVGAAVLDDVANTAARSDSRCVHALRGTLQAVEGRLAVFMHDNPDPDAIASAVALTRIADAVGTPADPCYFGEISHQENRAFVNLLDLDLVNLDPDASLDDYAGIALVDHSQPGVNDQLPPDTDVNVVIDHHPSDGAIDADFVDVRPEMGAASTILVEYLRQLGVDLDTSVATGLLYGIRVDTKDFSREITTADFEAAAELLAYADVDVLERVESPNVSADTFDVIARGIGNRQLNGSVLASCVGAINDRDTLSQAADRLLAMEGVTVTFVYGFMDGTVYASARARGADVDLGSALREAFDDLGSAGGHADMAGAQIPMGVFDVLEDDAADELQGVLEDTIAARFFDAVR; this comes from the coding sequence ATGGTATTCCGGCTCGTCCTCGGGTGTGGGACGACAGGCAACGCCGTCGTGGACGAACTCAGCGGGGAGCCCGGCGGCCTGCTCGTTCTCGACTCGGATGCGAGCCGCGTCGAGTCCCTCCGAAACGAGAAGGTGCCCGCGGAGACGGCCGACATCACCGACTCCGCCAGCATCGACCGCGAGACGAACCCCGACATCGTGTTCGTCGGTGCGGACGAGCCCGAGACGAATCTCGGCGGCGTTCGCGCCGTCACCACGGCGTATCCGGACGCGTACGTCGTCGCGTTCTCGGGGTTCGGCGCGACCCGGTCGACGCGGGACGCGCTCGCCGCGTCCGCCGACCGCGTGGTCGACGTCGGGGCTGCCGTCCTCGACGACGTGGCGAACACCGCTGCTCGCAGCGATTCGCGGTGCGTACACGCCCTCCGCGGCACCCTGCAGGCCGTCGAGGGCCGGCTCGCGGTGTTCATGCACGACAACCCCGACCCGGACGCGATCGCGTCCGCGGTCGCGCTCACTCGTATCGCCGACGCCGTCGGCACGCCCGCGGATCCCTGTTACTTCGGCGAAATCAGCCATCAGGAGAACCGGGCGTTCGTGAACCTCCTCGACCTCGACCTCGTGAACCTCGACCCGGACGCCAGCCTGGACGACTACGCGGGCATCGCGCTGGTCGATCACTCGCAGCCCGGCGTGAACGACCAGCTCCCGCCCGACACCGACGTGAACGTGGTTATTGACCACCATCCCTCTGACGGCGCTATCGACGCCGACTTCGTGGACGTGCGGCCTGAGATGGGCGCGGCGAGCACGATCCTCGTCGAGTACCTCCGCCAGCTCGGCGTCGACCTCGACACGTCCGTCGCCACCGGTCTCCTGTACGGGATTCGCGTGGACACGAAGGACTTCTCCCGGGAGATCACCACTGCGGACTTCGAGGCCGCCGCGGAACTCCTCGCGTACGCGGACGTGGACGTTCTGGAGCGCGTTGAAAGCCCGAACGTGAGCGCGGACACGTTCGACGTCATCGCGCGCGGCATCGGGAACCGCCAACTGAACGGATCGGTGCTCGCGTCCTGTGTCGGCGCTATCAACGACCGAGACACGCTCTCGCAGGCCGCCGACCGATTGCTCGCCATGGAGGGCGTCACCGTCACGTTCGTCTACGGATTCATGGACGGCACCGTGTACGCCTCGGCCCGCGCCCGCGGTGCGGACGTCGACCTCGGGAGCGCGCTCCGCGAGGCGTTCGACGACCTCGGGAGCGCGGGCGGCCACGCCGACATGGCGGGCGCGCAGATCCCGATGGGCGTCTTCGACGTATTGGAGGACGACGCAGCGGACGAACTCCAGGGCGTCCTCGAAGACACAATCGCGGCCCGGTTTTTCGACGCGGTACGGTAG
- a CDS encoding NADH-quinone oxidoreductase subunit N gives MVELPPLSPQYVLALAALLVLAVDAIAPGERKDGLLAAIAATGALVATGLAVWFAWAGTGRDALTAFEGALVVDDLALFFTVLVGSVAALVVVASYDYVREHAHAAEYYALVLLATTGMSALAAANSLATVFVALELVSLPSYVLVGFLKSNKDSVEASMKYFLVGAVSSAVMLYGISLVYGATGSLALSDIAAAASEQSFAGVFGVGVLMVLGGFLFKTASVPFHFWAPEAYEGAPAPISAFLSSASKAAGFAAAFRVFTTGFPLDAVASTVNWALVIAVLAAVTMTLGNFAAARQEAVKRMLAYSSIGHAGYVLIGLAALAGDADGLVLGASMMHLFAYGFMNTGAFLFVALAEHWGVGETFEDYAGLGRRAPIASLAMTVFVFSLAGLPVGAGFLSKYFLFASAVDAGFVWLVAVAVVNSALSLYFYSRVVKALWVASDSEFDIRSRPAGLYAAVVTAGVVTVLLLVAFDPVADTAVAAATTLLG, from the coding sequence ATGGTCGAACTCCCACCGCTCTCTCCGCAGTACGTCCTCGCGCTCGCGGCGCTGCTCGTGCTCGCGGTTGACGCCATCGCGCCCGGCGAGCGCAAGGACGGCCTGCTCGCGGCCATCGCGGCCACAGGCGCGCTCGTCGCGACCGGACTCGCCGTCTGGTTCGCGTGGGCCGGCACCGGCCGTGACGCCCTCACCGCGTTCGAGGGCGCGCTCGTCGTCGACGACCTCGCGCTGTTCTTCACGGTGCTCGTCGGGTCGGTCGCGGCGCTCGTCGTGGTCGCGTCCTACGACTACGTCCGCGAGCACGCGCACGCCGCCGAGTACTACGCGCTCGTCCTGCTCGCCACGACCGGGATGAGCGCGCTCGCGGCCGCGAACAGCCTCGCGACCGTGTTCGTCGCGCTCGAACTCGTCAGCCTCCCCTCGTACGTCCTCGTCGGCTTCCTGAAGTCGAACAAGGACAGCGTAGAGGCGAGCATGAAGTACTTCCTCGTCGGTGCGGTCTCCAGCGCGGTGATGCTGTACGGCATCAGCCTCGTCTACGGCGCGACCGGCTCGCTCGCCCTTTCGGACATCGCGGCCGCCGCGTCCGAGCAGTCCTTCGCGGGCGTGTTCGGCGTCGGCGTGCTGATGGTGCTCGGTGGGTTCCTGTTCAAGACCGCGAGCGTCCCCTTCCACTTCTGGGCGCCCGAGGCCTACGAGGGCGCACCCGCACCCATCAGCGCGTTCCTCTCGTCGGCGTCGAAGGCCGCCGGGTTCGCCGCCGCGTTCCGCGTCTTCACGACCGGCTTCCCGCTCGACGCCGTCGCGTCCACGGTGAACTGGGCGCTCGTCATCGCCGTGCTCGCCGCGGTGACGATGACGCTCGGGAACTTCGCCGCCGCCCGTCAGGAAGCCGTCAAGCGCATGCTCGCCTACTCCAGCATCGGCCACGCAGGCTACGTCCTCATCGGCCTCGCCGCGCTCGCCGGTGACGCCGACGGCCTCGTCCTGGGCGCGAGCATGATGCACTTGTTCGCGTACGGGTTCATGAACACGGGCGCGTTCCTCTTCGTCGCGCTCGCCGAACACTGGGGCGTCGGCGAGACGTTCGAGGACTACGCGGGCCTCGGACGCCGCGCACCAATCGCCTCCCTGGCGATGACCGTGTTCGTGTTCAGCCTCGCCGGCCTCCCCGTCGGCGCGGGCTTCCTCTCGAAGTACTTCCTGTTCGCGTCCGCCGTCGACGCCGGGTTCGTCTGGCTCGTCGCCGTCGCGGTCGTGAACAGCGCGCTCTCGCTGTACTTCTACTCGCGCGTCGTGAAGGCGCTCTGGGTCGCGTCCGACAGCGAGTTCGACATCCGCAGTCGGCCCGCCGGCCTGTACGCCGCAGTCGTCACCGCGGGCGTCGTCACCGTTCTCCTCCTCGTCGCGTTCGACCCCGTCGCGGACACCGCCGTCGCTGCGGCGACCACCCTCCTCGGGTAG
- a CDS encoding NuoM family protein — protein MLIEALLAVTFLSAVAVFAAPEKWAAELAAALSVLPLAGSLLLYSRYDGAGNALLQSGTPAFETTRQWISLGEYALQWHVGLDGISLPLVVLTAVMTTLAVVTAWNYIDERRSAFYALLLFTEASLFGVFAALDFFVWFVFWEFVLVPLYLLISVWGGPRRSYAAIKFFVYTNVASLVLFVGFMLVVFASPVESFDLAAVAAAVRGDELTTFYGLAPDTVTTVAFFALFFGFAVKTALVPFHTWLPDAYTEAPTPVTLVLAGVVTKMGTYSLLRFNVTMFPETTREFAPLLAAVAVVTVLYGSFVAVSQQDLKRIVAYTSIPSMGFVLLGLVAYTTYGLAGATFQMVSHGLLIGLLFLAVGAIERSTGTRMVDKLSGVMSEMPVTGSLFVAGAFGYMGLPLMSGFAAEFFIFTGSFQAAYENAALLTAVAMFGIVVIAGYLLWTMQRVLFGPYAVDTDAAVADPARSALAPGVVLVLLAIGLGVAPDALMRMIQDSVTAILGGGV, from the coding sequence ATGTTGATAGAAGCCTTACTCGCAGTCACGTTCCTGAGCGCCGTCGCCGTGTTCGCCGCGCCCGAGAAGTGGGCGGCGGAACTCGCGGCCGCGCTCAGCGTCCTGCCCCTCGCCGGCAGTCTCCTGTTGTACAGTCGCTACGACGGAGCGGGCAACGCCCTCCTCCAGAGCGGCACGCCCGCCTTCGAGACCACGCGGCAGTGGATCTCGCTCGGCGAGTACGCGCTCCAGTGGCACGTCGGACTCGACGGGATCAGCCTCCCGCTCGTCGTGCTCACCGCCGTGATGACGACGCTCGCCGTCGTGACCGCGTGGAACTACATCGACGAGCGCCGCTCCGCGTTCTACGCGCTCCTCCTGTTCACGGAAGCCAGCCTGTTCGGCGTGTTCGCCGCGCTCGACTTCTTCGTCTGGTTCGTGTTCTGGGAGTTCGTGCTCGTCCCGCTCTACCTCCTCATCTCGGTCTGGGGCGGCCCCCGGCGGTCGTACGCCGCCATCAAGTTCTTCGTGTACACGAACGTCGCGAGCCTCGTGCTGTTCGTCGGCTTCATGCTCGTCGTGTTCGCGTCGCCCGTCGAGTCCTTCGACCTCGCGGCCGTCGCGGCCGCCGTGCGCGGCGACGAACTCACGACGTTCTACGGCCTCGCGCCCGACACCGTCACGACCGTCGCGTTCTTCGCGCTGTTCTTCGGGTTCGCGGTGAAGACGGCGCTCGTCCCGTTCCACACGTGGCTCCCGGACGCGTACACGGAAGCCCCGACTCCGGTCACGCTCGTGCTCGCGGGCGTCGTGACGAAGATGGGGACGTACTCGCTGTTGCGGTTCAACGTCACGATGTTCCCCGAGACCACGCGCGAGTTCGCGCCGCTCCTCGCGGCGGTTGCGGTCGTCACCGTCCTGTACGGGTCGTTCGTCGCGGTGAGCCAGCAAGACCTCAAGCGCATCGTCGCGTACACGTCGATTCCCTCGATGGGGTTCGTGCTCCTCGGCCTCGTCGCGTACACGACGTACGGCCTCGCGGGCGCGACGTTCCAGATGGTGAGCCACGGCCTCCTCATCGGCCTGCTGTTCCTCGCGGTCGGCGCGATCGAGCGATCCACGGGAACCCGGATGGTCGATAAGCTCTCCGGCGTCATGTCGGAGATGCCCGTCACGGGAAGCCTGTTCGTCGCGGGCGCGTTCGGCTACATGGGCCTCCCGCTGATGAGCGGGTTCGCCGCGGAGTTCTTCATCTTCACCGGCTCCTTCCAGGCCGCCTACGAGAACGCCGCGCTCCTCACGGCCGTCGCGATGTTCGGCATCGTCGTCATCGCCGGCTACCTGCTGTGGACGATGCAGCGCGTCCTCTTCGGCCCGTACGCGGTCGACACGGACGCCGCGGTCGCCGACCCGGCGCGGAGCGCGCTCGCGCCCGGCGTCGTGCTCGTCCTCTTGGCTATCGGACTCGGCGTCGCTCCCGACGCCCTCATGCGTATGATTCAGGACTCCGTCACCGCGATTCTCGGAGGTGGTGTATAG